Below is a window of Impatiens glandulifera chromosome 2, dImpGla2.1, whole genome shotgun sequence DNA.
TAatcccttaattttttattttttaaaatttaattcataatttatttttctaattattaaaatagataaaaactACACTAATATACTagtttcatttataaatttctcattttttaaaatgtactcAAACTTCAAATTTTGGATCCGTCCCTAAcgtgtttaaaaataatatttttgtttgtatttacAGGTTAATATATTGagaatcaatattatttttcttaataagtATAGAATCTTATACCAACCCTCTTatacttaatttatataatcatatttgtgaaatcaatatttttataatatatatttaaattatttttattatattttttataatataaaaattaaaattaaattagaattttatatttttcctaaatataaatattgaattgaatAAGAAATGTTGTAGAATTGGTCCAAATTCAGCCAAATGAATTTAAtgggtttttattattttattttttttgttgttgttgaaaaataataagttatttgaatttttaattagttaattataatataaaattataaaaatagagtaaattatttttgagttagttaaaaaaaaaaaaaaacttgaaaggAAAGTTGAGACTGGTACGTCCGGTTAATGGAACGGCTCAATACCAACGGTTCAGGGCCGTCAACAACGAAAacagagaagagaagagaggaagaagaagaagaagaagactacgAATGTAGAAAAACCAGAGTGATAGAGAGAAGTTGCGAATCCGCCTATAATCGCTTTCAGATTACTTACAAAGAAGAAACCCTAATCACaacccttcttcttcttcttcgagtAACTTGTTCCATCTGGATCCGTTCTAGCTAGATAGATAGAGTCTATGAAATTCGTTTTGTCCAAAACACCACTGATCAGTCTATGAAATTCTCCCAAAAAAACCCATAAATGAGACATCATCCATCTCTCACCCCTTTTTCGATCTTCAAAACTGCTCCATTTCCTCTCCTACGGAACCACTCCCGATTCTCTCTCGTCTTTTCTGCTGGTTGAATTGATTCATTCATTCTATGTGCTTTTACTTCATTCTTGTTTCCGATTTAGGAGAGCCTGCAGCAGGTACGatcaatcatatataaatagatagatAGAAACCGCatttgagaataataaataaatcaaagttCATCAAGAGAGATATGGAAAGTTCAGATAAGGTAACCATCGGAAGTATCGTCTGGGTTCGGCGACGAAATGGCTCTTGGTGGCCTGGGAAGATACTTGGGCCTGATGAGCTTTCTGCATCTAATATCATGTCTCCTAGATCGGGAACTCCTGTTAAACTCCTAGGAAGGGAGGATGCAAGTGTGTAAGTCTTCTTTTTTCCACAATCATCAGATTAAACTAAGAGTTTGATTGCATCTGTTTTTTGCCTGCTATATTTGTTCATGCTTGAGTTAGTTGAGTGTAGCTGGTGCCTTTTGTTTCATGAACTTGGAGGAGAGATGCTATTCTATTATCCTTACTTGTTCTATCCATTATATGTTCTTAATGTTTGCTTCCAACTATTAATCTTCTCATTCTTGCTCTTACTTAGACTTGTCTCTATTCTGATCATTGTTAATACATTCGCAAAGTATTCAACTTATGCACTAAAATAGCTATTCAATCAGATGGTAAATCATCTTAGAAACAAAccattaattgaaaattgaagAAAGATTGAGTAATTTCTATCAAATCTTGAACAATCCATCAATTCAATTCGAGGGATTATACTTACTAAGATTTTCTCATACCCCTTACAGTAATTTTAAACTCCAAGCCTAAGACATGTTTCATACTTACATAAGCGTAATAAAACTCATAACTTTGACATTCTTTCACAGCATATTTACATCCAATTACTTATGTGAAATATGAATCTTCCGATGTTTAAGTGCTATTTGAACATATCTCATCTCTTTTCTTGATTCCAATTATCAAGTTTCTTCAGACTAACTCTAGCATGAAGGCAAATCTATACTCCAACCACTGATGACTAGTCATCAAATGAATATAATCAGATGCTTTTggttatattttgataaatatttaccTTAAACCATTCTTATCAACAATGAAAGAAAAAGTAGGACCTGTTAATTGTTGACTCATCATCCTTCCATTAGAAGCTTATAACATACTTTAATTAATATGCTCACCTTAAATAATACTCCCATTGATTGTTAGCCATCAACTTCATCACATTATTCATTGATCCCATTTGATTCAACTTTACTCACATCAAATAATCAACCTAATTTGGATTCTATTTTTCATGCTTTGGGTCCCATCGATCATTTAAGCATGACATCAATGTTGGACAGTTTTCATTGAAAAGAAATGCATTTGATTTGATAGATAGTAAACAGTTTCAATGTAATcacataatataaaattgacGTAAACAAAACTTTACTTAGTCTTGGTAATACCAAAACCTTGCAACACTTCTAATTCTAACTGTTTCTTTCTTATATTCTTGCCACTATTTCCAGCCAGTCTGTTAGGACTCAGAAGTAGAAATAGTAATTAGTCTAGAGAACACATATAAACAGCCTTAGATGATTGTGCATCACATATGTTGAATGAATTGAAAGTCTGGTAACACATTAATCTAGTCTTTTTTCAAAggttaaagtttgtattaatataGAGTTTGTTCCTAATCTAGTACCATTTTGGTATTGAGAAAAGTTCAAACTTGTGCCGAAAAATAGCTATTCACTCATATGTATAACTAACTCTGTATAAGTGAATCCTGTATTAGATCAAAGAAGGTTTAATGACTTTCAAGCTGTAGCTCTGCAGATTCCTTTCTTATGTGTAAGTAGGATAAATTTTCTTTTGGATTATATTTTCAGTGATTGGTATAACTTAGAGAAGTCCAAGCGTGTGAAGGAATTCCGGTGTGTTGAGTTTGAAAATTGCATTCTAAAGGTCGAAGCTTCCCTGGGATTGCCTCctaagaagagagagaaatatgcaCGTCGTGAAGATGCTATTCTTCATGCTCTTGAGCTTGAGAAGGATCTAATGGAAAAGAAACATGTAAGGGATTCAATATTGCCTTTAGAAAGTATGGACAATGGGAGAGGAGAAAATCCATTGGCCCACGAGTCTAGTGATGGTATGATCTCAAAGCCTTTCTATGGTGAGGCACAAAGTGTAGCTGTATGCGATACTAACAGGGACAGATTTGTTTCCTTGCGCGGAAAATCTGGTGATTTAATTGATAATGATCATCCTGGTTCAAGGAAATCTATATCTGTATCTGCTTCTCAAATGGGTAACTATGGTCCGGCTGGTTTTAGCAGGGAGGCTGCTGCTGTCTCTGGTTCTGTGGAAGATACTGAAACAGATACAGCTGGGACTGATGAGGACAGTGCAAGAATCCCAGGTTTTAATTGCTTCTATAATAGTCATTTTTAAGCTAACTGTCATTGATGGTTTGTTTAATCATGTTGTTCATTGGCTAGTAGTGTGCCAgaaatctttcatttttttaaaacaaagtcCAGTACTTCTGATAATGATTTATGAACTTTATTATTATGCCTGTCttggggcttgtttgatgtgggttacttgaattaaattaatcaaacattccatcaaatcatcaattgaAATACCAAATACCCTTAGATTTggtataaagaataaaaatagggTATTTTGGTATTTCAAATGAGGAGTTGATGGAATGttgaactatttttatttaatccaaGTAACcccatcaaacaagccctagtTGGTGTGCCCCAAACTCCATTATAAAGAAGtgttaaacaaacaaattaaagaataaCAAATAGCCTCCTGAATTTGTAGTTAATGATCAAAAACGATGAAAGGATCATCTAAGccctaatataatatttaaaagctGTCTCTGATGGTTTGTTTATACATGTTCATTTTGGTTAGTAGTGTTCCAGAAAATCTtccctcttttattttttaaagtcaaGTACTTTTGATGCACTTTATTATTATGCCTGTCTTGGGGCTTGTTCAGATTGCTTCACATCTTGATCTCTGAGAATGTGGATTATTTGGGTCAAATTACCGAATTGTCCTTAGATTTGCTATTTTGAAATATgtcataaagaataaaaataagggTATTTTGGGATTTCAATTGACGATTTCAGGGAATATGTCtgattatttggatttaatcatCAACCAAGCCCTTGTTGTCATTCCCAAGACTTCAAGAAGAAGGGTTAAAAATACAAAGTAAAATTGTAGTTAAAGATCAAATAAGCTCCCAACTTTTAGAAAAAAAGATCATCTAATATTGAATCTAATACTTCTTGATGCCTGATTCTTTTTCCTTGTTTGATTAATGCAGAAGATGGTATAATCACTGTACTAGAACCAAAATCTTCAAGATCCTCAGAATTACAATGGAAGCATGAAATCACAAGCAACGATGAACATGATGATTTTGCATCTGGCGGTGGCAATACTCCTATTGTATCAAAATGGAAACTTAAGAGGAAAAGAAACAGTCGTGGCATTGTTAAAAGGTCGATCCACCACACAAGAGACAATAATAACAACATCCTCTCAAAAAGTCCCATTTCTGGAACAAATTTCACTGGAGACGAGAGGAATCACAGGTCCCAAAG
It encodes the following:
- the LOC124927850 gene encoding uncharacterized protein LOC124927850, which translates into the protein MESSDKVTIGSIVWVRRRNGSWWPGKILGPDELSASNIMSPRSGTPVKLLGREDASVDWYNLEKSKRVKEFRCVEFENCILKVEASLGLPPKKREKYARREDAILHALELEKDLMEKKHVRDSILPLESMDNGRGENPLAHESSDGMISKPFYGEAQSVAVCDTNRDRFVSLRGKSGDLIDNDHPGSRKSISVSASQMGNYGPAGFSREAAAVSGSVEDTETDTAGTDEDSARIPEDGIITVLEPKSSRSSELQWKHEITSNDEHDDFASGGGNTPIVSKWKLKRKRNSRGIVKRSIHHTRDNNNNILSKSPISGTNFTGDERNHRSQSVLNNKRQSVTANSILIDTEYSDHDMIDWEELSWNHQERRLLLDVDVKVQASYKRRQDVPMISLISKLNGHAIVGHHIPVESIENCKFLVNNEKSVPLTKRTTVIPRPDEVIHADIEGKHKKLSGGGGYKATTVPKKKKKKKISLLSSSSQKIKTLSSIGRYGGIVSYKEDDEEGAMKGETTTGLTAVACIPVKLVFSRLHEKLVSRHH